From the genome of Pantoea alfalfae, one region includes:
- the cra gene encoding catabolite repressor/activator, producing MKLDEIARLAGVSRTTASYVINGKARQYRVSDKTVEKVMAVVREHNYHPNAVAAGLRAGRTRSIGLVIPDLENTSYTRIANYLERQARQRGYQLLIACSEDQPDNEMRCIEHLLQRQVDAIIVSTSLPPEHPFYQRWINDPLPIIALDRALDREHFTSVVGADQDDAQTLAAELRQLEVKNVLFLGALPELSVSFLREMGFRDAWKDDPRPIDYIYCNSFERTAAAALFEKYLEDHPMPEALFTTSFGLLQGVMDVTLKRDGRLPTELAIATFGDHELLDFLECPVLAVGQRHRDVAERVLELVLASLDEPRKPKPGLTRIRRNLYRRGQLSRKVK from the coding sequence GTGAAACTGGATGAAATTGCGCGTCTGGCAGGCGTATCGCGCACCACGGCCAGTTATGTGATCAATGGCAAAGCGCGGCAGTATCGTGTCAGCGACAAAACCGTTGAGAAAGTCATGGCGGTGGTACGTGAGCATAATTATCACCCTAATGCGGTGGCTGCCGGGCTGCGCGCCGGGCGAACGCGCTCTATTGGGTTAGTCATTCCCGATCTGGAAAATACCAGCTATACCCGTATTGCGAACTATCTGGAGCGACAGGCGCGTCAGCGCGGCTATCAGCTGCTGATTGCCTGTTCTGAAGATCAGCCTGATAACGAAATGCGCTGCATTGAACATCTGTTACAGCGGCAGGTCGATGCGATAATCGTCTCTACCTCGTTACCGCCAGAGCATCCCTTTTATCAGCGGTGGATCAACGATCCCCTGCCGATTATCGCGTTAGACCGCGCGCTGGATCGTGAACATTTCACCAGCGTAGTGGGTGCCGATCAGGATGATGCACAGACGCTGGCCGCTGAATTGCGTCAGCTTGAGGTTAAAAATGTGCTGTTCCTTGGCGCGTTACCTGAGCTCTCAGTGAGTTTTCTGCGGGAGATGGGGTTCCGCGATGCCTGGAAAGACGATCCCCGCCCGATTGACTATATCTACTGCAACAGCTTCGAACGTACAGCCGCTGCGGCGCTGTTTGAAAAATACCTGGAAGATCACCCGATGCCGGAGGCGCTGTTTACCACCTCATTTGGTCTGCTGCAGGGTGTCATGGATGTGACGCTGAAACGTGACGGAAGACTGCCGACCGAGCTGGCCATTGCCACGTTTGGCGACCACGAATTACTGGACTTTCTTGAGTGTCCGGTCCTGGCGGTAGGGCAGCGTCATCGTGACGTAGCAGAGCGCGTACTGGAATTAGTTTTAGCCTCTTTAGATGAACCCAGAAAACCGAAACCGGGTTTAACCCGCATTCGTCGTAATTTATACCGTCGCGGACAATTAAGCAGAAAAGTTAAATGA
- the leuC gene encoding 3-isopropylmalate dehydratase large subunit yields the protein MKTLYQKLFDAHVVHEAPNETPLLYIDRHLIHEVTSPQAFDGLRAHGRKVRQPGKTFATMDHNVSTQTKDINASGEMARIQMQELMKNCEEFGVQLYDLNHPFQGIVHVIGPEQGMTLPGMTIVCGDSHTATHGAFGSLAFGIGTSEVEHVFATQTLKQGRAKTMKIEVLGQASTGITAKDIVLAIIGKTGSAGGTGYVVEFCGPAIQALSMEGRMTLCNMAIEMGAKAGLVAPDDTTFNYLKGRQFSPQGEKWEQAVEYWRTLKSDEGAKYDAVVTLHAEEIAPQVTWGTNPGQVIAVDQLIPNPASFADPVERASAEKALAYMNLQPGIRLTDVAIDKVFIGSCTNSRIEDLRAAAAIAKGRKVAPGVVAMVVPGSGPVKAQAEAEGLDKIFLEAGFEWRLPGCSMCLAMNNDRLNPGERCASTSNRNFEGRQGRGGRTHLVSPAMAAAAAVTGHFADIRELTTGA from the coding sequence ATGAAAACCTTATACCAGAAGTTATTTGATGCACATGTCGTCCACGAAGCGCCGAACGAAACGCCGTTACTCTACATCGATCGTCACCTGATTCATGAAGTGACCTCGCCACAGGCCTTTGATGGTCTGCGTGCGCACGGACGCAAAGTCCGTCAGCCAGGTAAAACCTTCGCCACCATGGATCACAACGTTTCGACGCAGACCAAAGATATCAATGCGTCGGGCGAGATGGCGCGTATTCAGATGCAGGAGCTGATGAAGAACTGCGAAGAATTTGGCGTACAGCTGTATGACCTGAATCACCCATTCCAGGGCATCGTCCACGTTATCGGCCCTGAGCAGGGCATGACGCTGCCGGGCATGACGATTGTCTGCGGCGACTCGCACACCGCGACGCACGGCGCGTTCGGCTCGCTGGCCTTTGGTATCGGCACCTCTGAAGTGGAGCATGTGTTTGCCACTCAGACCCTGAAACAGGGTCGCGCGAAAACCATGAAGATTGAAGTGCTGGGCCAGGCGTCAACCGGCATTACAGCAAAAGATATCGTGTTGGCGATCATCGGCAAAACCGGCAGCGCAGGCGGCACCGGCTATGTGGTTGAATTCTGCGGCCCGGCTATTCAGGCGCTGAGCATGGAAGGTCGTATGACCCTGTGCAATATGGCGATTGAGATGGGCGCGAAAGCGGGCCTGGTGGCACCGGATGACACTACCTTCAACTACCTGAAAGGTCGTCAGTTCTCACCCCAGGGTGAGAAATGGGAGCAGGCCGTTGAATACTGGCGCACCCTGAAATCTGATGAAGGCGCGAAGTATGATGCGGTAGTGACGCTGCATGCTGAAGAGATCGCACCGCAGGTCACCTGGGGCACCAACCCGGGTCAGGTGATTGCCGTTGATCAGCTGATCCCGAACCCGGCCTCATTCGCCGATCCGGTTGAGCGTGCCTCCGCGGAAAAAGCGCTGGCCTACATGAACCTGCAGCCGGGCATCAGACTGACCGATGTCGCGATTGATAAAGTCTTTATCGGCTCCTGCACCAACTCGCGTATTGAAGATCTGCGTGCCGCCGCCGCCATCGCTAAAGGCCGCAAAGTCGCGCCTGGCGTGGTCGCCATGGTGGTGCCAGGTTCCGGCCCGGTAAAAGCGCAGGCTGAAGCGGAAGGTCTGGATAAAATCTTCCTGGAAGCGGGCTTTGAATGGCGTCTGCCTGGCTGCTCAATGTGCCTGGCGATGAACAATGACCGTTTGAATCCGGGCGAGCGTTGCGCATCTACCAGCAACCGTAACTTTGAAGGTCGCCAGGGCCGTGGTGGACGTACCCATCTGGTCAGCCCGGCGATGGCCGCGGCGGCTGCCGTGACTGGCCACTTTGCCGACATCCGTGAACTGACGACAGGAGCTTAA
- the leuB gene encoding 3-isopropylmalate dehydrogenase, with product MSTSSHIAVLPGDGIGPEVMAQAMKVLDAIRQRFDMQITTQEYAVGGIAIDQHGEPLPPATVAGCEQADAILFGSVGGPKWEHLPPASQPERGALLPLRKHFKLFSNLRPAALYSGLEAFCPLRADIAAKGFDILCVRELTGGIYFGQPKGREGSGPEERAFDTEVYHRFEIERIARIAFESARKRRNKVTSVDKANVLQTSVMWREIVNEVAKEYPDVQLSHIYIDNATMQLIKDPSQFDVLLCSNLFGDILSDECAMITGSMGMLPSASLNEAGFGLFEPAGGSAPDIAGQNIANPVAQILSLSLLLRYSLNADAAADSIERAISRALEQGYRTKDLAGDGPAVSTDEMGSIIARFIAEEK from the coding sequence ATGTCCACCTCTTCTCATATCGCAGTTTTACCCGGCGACGGTATCGGCCCGGAAGTGATGGCCCAGGCAATGAAAGTGCTGGATGCCATTCGTCAGCGCTTTGATATGCAGATTACCACCCAGGAATATGCGGTCGGCGGCATTGCTATCGATCAGCACGGCGAACCCCTGCCGCCCGCAACTGTTGCAGGCTGCGAGCAGGCCGACGCGATCCTGTTTGGCTCCGTTGGCGGTCCGAAGTGGGAGCATTTACCCCCGGCATCACAGCCGGAACGCGGTGCGCTGCTGCCGCTGCGCAAGCATTTTAAGCTGTTCAGTAACCTGCGTCCGGCAGCGCTCTACAGCGGACTGGAAGCCTTCTGCCCACTGCGCGCCGACATTGCCGCCAAAGGCTTTGACATTCTGTGCGTGCGTGAACTGACCGGCGGTATCTATTTTGGTCAGCCTAAAGGACGCGAAGGCAGCGGCCCGGAAGAGCGTGCTTTTGATACCGAGGTCTACCACCGTTTCGAAATTGAACGCATCGCCCGTATCGCGTTTGAATCGGCGCGCAAACGTCGTAACAAAGTCACCTCGGTTGACAAAGCTAACGTGCTGCAGACCTCAGTCATGTGGCGTGAAATCGTCAACGAAGTAGCAAAAGAGTACCCGGACGTGCAGCTGAGCCACATCTATATCGACAACGCGACTATGCAGCTGATCAAAGACCCGTCGCAGTTTGACGTGCTGCTCTGCTCTAACCTGTTCGGTGACATTCTGTCTGATGAGTGCGCCATGATCACCGGCTCAATGGGTATGCTGCCGTCCGCCAGCCTGAATGAAGCGGGCTTTGGCCTGTTTGAACCCGCGGGTGGTTCAGCCCCGGACATCGCCGGTCAGAATATTGCCAACCCGGTCGCTCAGATCCTGTCGCTGTCGCTGCTGCTGCGTTACAGCCTGAATGCCGATGCCGCTGCCGACAGCATCGAACGCGCCATCAGCCGTGCGCTGGAACAGGGTTACCGCACCAAAGATTTAGCCGGTGATGGCCCTGCAGTCAGCACAGATGAGATGGGCAGCATCATTGCCCGCTTTATCGCCGAGGAAAAATAA
- the leuL gene encoding leu operon leader peptide, with translation MFRSVRLLGLLLNALSLRGRLVGGIKH, from the coding sequence ATGTTTCGTTCTGTTCGCCTTCTCGGTCTACTACTAAACGCACTCAGCTTGCGCGGTAGACTTGTGGGCGGAATCAAACACTGA
- a CDS encoding MFS transporter, producing the protein MKSLLTRQRRINPVYLAFMVASFMLGIAGALQAPTLSLFLTREVQARPFWVGLFFTINAVAGIVVSMLVAKRSDSVGDRRHIILFCCLMALVNALLFAFTRHYLTLLTLGVLLSALASVSMPQLFALAREYADQSAREAVMFSSVMRAQLSLAWVIGPPLSFALALNYGFVTLFMVAAALFLICILLVWFTLPSVPRTQPLMQSGGLPISGWRDRDVRLLFIASVVMWTCNTMYIIDMPLYISTTLGLPEKLAGLLMGTAAGLEIPVMLLAGHYARRIGKRRLMLIAVAAGVLFYLGLVLFNSRTSLMVLQLFNAVFVGIIAGIGMLWFQDLMPGRPGAATTMFTNSISTGMILAGVIQGTLSERLGHEAVYWLAFGLAIVALVMSARVRDV; encoded by the coding sequence ATGAAATCGCTGTTAACGCGGCAGCGCCGCATCAATCCGGTTTACCTCGCTTTTATGGTCGCCTCGTTCATGCTGGGCATCGCAGGCGCACTACAGGCACCAACACTTAGCCTGTTTCTGACGCGCGAGGTACAGGCGCGGCCCTTCTGGGTCGGGCTGTTTTTCACCATCAATGCGGTGGCCGGTATCGTGGTGAGTATGCTGGTGGCTAAGCGCTCAGACAGTGTTGGCGATCGTCGGCATATTATTCTTTTTTGTTGCCTGATGGCGCTGGTGAATGCGCTGCTGTTTGCCTTTACCCGCCATTATCTGACCCTGCTGACGCTGGGTGTGCTGCTGTCGGCGCTGGCCAGCGTCTCTATGCCTCAGCTGTTTGCGCTGGCGCGGGAGTATGCCGATCAGTCGGCGCGTGAAGCGGTGATGTTCAGTTCGGTGATGCGTGCCCAGCTGTCGCTGGCATGGGTAATCGGGCCACCGTTGTCGTTCGCGCTGGCGCTGAACTACGGTTTTGTGACGCTGTTTATGGTGGCTGCCGCGCTGTTTCTGATCTGTATCCTGCTGGTCTGGTTTACGCTGCCGTCTGTGCCACGCACGCAGCCGCTGATGCAAAGCGGCGGGCTGCCGATAAGCGGCTGGCGCGATCGGGATGTGCGGTTGCTGTTCATCGCTTCCGTCGTGATGTGGACCTGCAACACGATGTATATCATCGATATGCCGCTCTATATCAGTACAACGCTGGGACTGCCGGAGAAGCTGGCCGGTCTGCTGATGGGGACGGCGGCCGGGCTGGAGATTCCGGTGATGCTGCTGGCGGGACATTACGCGCGTCGCATCGGTAAGCGCAGGTTAATGCTGATTGCGGTGGCGGCTGGCGTCCTGTTTTATCTGGGGCTGGTGCTGTTCAACTCCCGCACCTCGCTGATGGTGTTGCAGCTGTTCAACGCGGTGTTTGTCGGAATTATTGCGGGTATCGGGATGCTGTGGTTCCAGGATCTGATGCCCGGGCGGCCCGGTGCGGCGACAACAATGTTTACTAACTCGATCTCGACCGGCATGATTCTGGCAGGGGTGATTCAGGGAACGCTGAGTGAGCGGCTGGGGCATGAGGCGGTTTACTGGCTGGCATTCGGGCTGGCGATTGTGGCGCTGGTGATGTCGGCGCGGGTGCGCGACGTATAA
- the ilvI gene encoding acetolactate synthase 3 large subunit: MEMLSGAEMVVRSLIDQGVKQVFGYPGGAVLDIYDALQTVGGIDHILVRHEQGAVHMADGLARATGEVGVVLVTSGPGATNAITGIATAYMDSIPLVILSGQVPSSLIGYDAFQECDMVGISRPVVKHSFLVKSTEEIPTVLKKAFWLASSGRPGPVVIDLPKDILNPANKLPYHWPESVSMRSYNPTIQGHKGQIKRALTTLLAAKKPVIYAGGGAITAGCEAELLQLAESLNIPVTTSLMGLGAFPGTHRQCVGMLGMHGTYEANMTMHNTDLIFGIGVRFDDRTTNNLAKYCPNATVMHIDIDPTSISKTVSADVPIVGDAKQVLQQMLELLAQSDTPSRAESLHEWWQAIEGWRSRHCLAFDRTSDKIKPQAVIETISRLTKGDAYVTSDVGQHQMFAALYYPFDKPRRWINSGGLGTMGFGLPAALGVKMALPEETVICVTGDGSIQMNIQELSTALQYDLPVLVLNLNNRVLGMVKQWQDMIYSGRHSQSYMESLPDFVRLAEAYGHVGIAIEHPAELEEKLTLALETLAKGRLVFVDVTVDGSEHVYPMQIRGGSMDEMWLSKTERT, from the coding sequence ATGGAGATGTTGTCAGGAGCCGAAATGGTCGTCCGTTCGTTAATCGATCAGGGCGTTAAGCAGGTATTCGGTTATCCGGGTGGCGCAGTCCTGGATATCTATGATGCGCTGCAAACCGTCGGGGGTATCGATCATATTCTGGTGCGCCATGAGCAGGGCGCAGTGCATATGGCTGACGGCCTGGCACGCGCCACTGGCGAAGTCGGCGTGGTGCTGGTCACCTCAGGACCGGGTGCAACCAATGCGATTACCGGTATCGCTACCGCCTATATGGACTCGATTCCGCTGGTGATTCTGTCGGGTCAGGTTCCTTCGTCGCTGATTGGCTATGACGCCTTTCAGGAGTGCGACATGGTCGGCATCTCTCGTCCGGTGGTGAAGCACAGCTTCCTGGTGAAAAGCACCGAAGAGATCCCAACCGTGCTGAAAAAGGCGTTCTGGCTGGCCTCCAGCGGACGTCCGGGACCGGTGGTGATCGACCTGCCAAAAGATATTCTGAACCCGGCCAATAAACTGCCTTATCACTGGCCAGAGTCAGTGAGCATGCGCTCTTATAACCCGACTATTCAGGGTCACAAAGGGCAGATTAAGCGTGCGCTGACGACGCTGCTGGCTGCGAAAAAGCCGGTGATCTACGCGGGTGGCGGTGCCATTACCGCAGGCTGCGAAGCGGAACTGTTACAGCTGGCTGAGAGCCTGAATATTCCGGTAACGACCTCGCTGATGGGCCTGGGCGCGTTTCCGGGTACCCATCGTCAGTGCGTTGGTATGCTGGGTATGCACGGTACCTATGAAGCCAACATGACGATGCACAATACCGACCTGATTTTTGGTATTGGTGTTCGCTTCGATGACCGCACCACCAACAATCTGGCGAAATATTGTCCCAACGCCACGGTGATGCATATCGATATCGACCCGACCTCTATCTCCAAGACGGTATCGGCGGATGTCCCGATTGTGGGTGATGCAAAACAGGTGCTGCAGCAGATGCTGGAGTTGCTGGCGCAAAGCGACACTCCATCGCGCGCTGAGAGCCTGCACGAGTGGTGGCAGGCAATTGAGGGCTGGCGCAGTCGTCACTGTCTGGCGTTTGATCGCACCAGCGACAAAATCAAGCCGCAGGCCGTGATTGAAACTATCAGCCGTCTGACCAAAGGCGATGCGTACGTCACGTCGGATGTGGGACAGCATCAGATGTTTGCGGCGCTCTATTATCCTTTCGACAAACCGCGCCGCTGGATCAACTCTGGCGGTCTCGGCACCATGGGCTTCGGTCTGCCCGCAGCACTTGGCGTGAAGATGGCGCTGCCAGAAGAGACCGTCATCTGTGTAACGGGCGATGGCAGTATCCAGATGAACATTCAGGAGCTCTCTACCGCGCTGCAGTACGATCTGCCGGTGCTGGTGCTGAACCTGAATAACCGGGTGCTGGGCATGGTGAAGCAGTGGCAGGATATGATCTATTCCGGTCGTCACTCCCAGTCTTATATGGAATCGCTGCCTGACTTCGTGCGTCTGGCGGAAGCTTATGGACATGTCGGCATCGCGATTGAGCACCCGGCTGAGCTGGAAGAGAAGCTGACGCTGGCGCTGGAAACGCTGGCGAAAGGACGTCTGGTGTTTGTGGATGTCACCGTTGACGGTAGCGAGCACGTTTACCCGATGCAGATTCGCGGTGGCAGCATGGATGAGATGTGGTTAAGCAAAACGGAGAGGACATAA
- the ilvN gene encoding acetolactate synthase small subunit produces MRRILSVLLENESGALSRVVGLFSQRGYNIESLTVAPTDDPTLSRMTIQTVGDQKVLEQIEKQLHKLVDVLRVTELGQGAYVEREIMLVKIQASGYGREEVKRNAEIFRGQIIDVTPTLYTVQLAGTSDKLDAFLNSVREVAEIVEVARSGIVGVSRGDRIMR; encoded by the coding sequence ATGCGTCGCATTTTATCAGTTCTGCTGGAGAACGAATCCGGCGCATTATCCCGTGTCGTCGGTCTGTTTTCGCAGCGCGGCTATAACATTGAAAGCCTGACCGTGGCACCGACCGACGATCCGACACTGTCGCGGATGACCATTCAGACAGTGGGCGATCAGAAGGTGCTGGAGCAGATTGAAAAGCAGCTGCACAAGCTGGTGGATGTGTTGCGTGTCACCGAACTGGGGCAGGGCGCCTATGTTGAGCGCGAAATCATGCTGGTGAAGATTCAGGCCAGCGGTTATGGCCGTGAAGAGGTGAAGCGTAACGCCGAGATCTTCCGCGGTCAGATTATCGACGTGACGCCGACGCTGTACACGGTTCAGCTGGCAGGCACCAGTGACAAACTGGACGCCTTCCTGAATAGCGTTCGCGAGGTTGCCGAAATTGTTGAAGTGGCACGCTCCGGTATCGTGGGCGTTTCACGTGGCGATCGCATCATGCGTTAA
- the mraZ gene encoding division/cell wall cluster transcriptional repressor MraZ, with protein sequence MFRGATLVNLDSKGRLAVPTRYRDLLIGESQGQMVCTIDLHQPCLLLYTLPEWEIIEKKLARLSSMNPLERRVQRLLLGHASECQMDNAGRLLLANTLRQHAKLTKEVMLVGQFNKFELWDEQTWYQQVRDDIDAEQSAQEPLSERLQDLSL encoded by the coding sequence ATGTTCCGCGGAGCAACGTTAGTCAATCTCGACAGCAAAGGGCGGCTCGCCGTACCCACGCGATATCGCGATTTGCTGATTGGGGAGTCTCAGGGGCAGATGGTCTGTACCATCGACCTCCACCAGCCATGCCTGTTGCTTTATACCCTGCCCGAATGGGAAATCATTGAAAAAAAGCTGGCACGCCTTTCCAGTATGAATCCACTTGAGCGTCGCGTGCAGCGTTTGCTGCTGGGACATGCCAGTGAATGTCAGATGGACAATGCAGGCCGCCTGCTGCTGGCAAATACGCTTCGGCAGCATGCAAAATTAACCAAAGAAGTGATGCTGGTTGGACAGTTCAACAAGTTTGAGCTGTGGGATGAACAGACCTGGTATCAACAAGTCAGGGACGATATTGACGCAGAACAGTCGGCTCAGGAGCCTTTATCTGAGCGGTTGCAGGACTTGTCGCTATAG
- the leuA gene encoding 2-isopropylmalate synthase, translated as MSQQVIIFDTTLRDGEQALQASLSVKEKLQIALALERMGVDVMEVGFPVSSPGDFESVQTIARTIKNSRVCGLARCVEKDIDAAYESLRVAEAFRIHTFIATSPMHIATKLRSTLPEVIERAVHMVKRARNYTSDVEFSCEDGGRTPIDDLCRMVEATINAGATTINIPDTVGYTLPGEYAHIISELMNRVPNIDKAIISVHTHDDLGMATGNALAAVQAGARQVEGTMNGLGERAGNCALEEVIMAIKTRQQIMNVHTTINHQEIYRTSQMVSQICNMPIPANKAVVGSNAFAHSSGIHQDGVLKNRENYEILTPESIGLHKIQLNLTSRSGRAAVKHRMEEMGYAEQDYNLDTLYDAFLKLADKKGQVFDYDLEALAFINKQNEEPEHFQLHEFNVQTGSSMTATASVNLGCGDVAKSDAATGNGPVDAVYQAINRITQFDAELVNYKLTAKGHGENALGQVDIVVSYNGRKFHGIGLATDIVESSAKAMVNALNNIWRARQVEQELQRKFKDQKETV; from the coding sequence ATGAGCCAGCAAGTCATTATTTTCGATACCACTCTGCGCGATGGTGAGCAGGCATTACAGGCCAGCCTGAGTGTGAAAGAAAAATTGCAGATTGCCTTAGCGCTGGAGCGTATGGGCGTGGATGTGATGGAAGTGGGTTTCCCGGTCTCTTCACCAGGCGACTTTGAATCAGTACAGACCATTGCCCGCACCATCAAAAATAGCCGGGTCTGCGGGCTGGCGCGTTGTGTGGAGAAAGACATCGACGCGGCGTACGAATCACTGCGCGTTGCCGAAGCCTTCCGTATCCATACCTTTATCGCGACGTCACCCATGCACATCGCTACAAAACTGCGCAGTACGCTGCCGGAAGTGATTGAGCGTGCGGTGCATATGGTGAAGCGTGCACGTAACTACACCAGTGACGTTGAGTTCTCCTGTGAAGATGGCGGCCGTACGCCAATTGATGACCTGTGCCGGATGGTTGAAGCGACGATTAACGCCGGTGCGACCACCATCAACATCCCGGATACCGTTGGCTACACCCTGCCAGGCGAGTACGCACATATCATCAGTGAGCTGATGAATCGCGTTCCCAATATCGACAAAGCGATTATCTCTGTCCACACCCACGACGACCTGGGGATGGCCACCGGTAACGCACTGGCTGCCGTTCAGGCAGGCGCGCGTCAGGTTGAAGGCACGATGAATGGCCTGGGTGAACGTGCCGGTAACTGTGCGCTGGAAGAGGTGATCATGGCGATTAAAACCCGTCAGCAGATCATGAATGTTCACACCACTATCAATCATCAGGAAATCTATCGCACCAGCCAGATGGTCAGCCAGATCTGCAACATGCCGATTCCGGCTAACAAAGCGGTGGTCGGCTCCAACGCCTTCGCCCACTCCTCCGGTATTCATCAGGATGGCGTACTGAAGAATCGCGAGAACTATGAAATCCTGACGCCAGAGTCAATTGGCTTACACAAAATCCAGCTGAACCTGACCTCACGTTCAGGCCGTGCGGCGGTTAAACATCGTATGGAAGAGATGGGCTATGCCGAGCAGGATTACAATCTGGATACGCTGTATGACGCCTTCCTGAAGCTGGCCGACAAAAAAGGTCAGGTCTTTGATTACGACCTGGAAGCGCTGGCCTTCATCAATAAACAGAATGAAGAGCCGGAGCATTTCCAGCTGCACGAATTTAACGTCCAGACCGGTTCCAGCATGACTGCTACCGCCTCTGTAAATCTGGGCTGCGGTGATGTCGCTAAATCGGATGCCGCTACCGGTAACGGTCCGGTTGACGCGGTCTATCAGGCGATTAACCGCATCACGCAGTTTGACGCTGAGCTGGTTAACTACAAGCTGACCGCGAAAGGCCACGGCGAAAACGCGCTGGGACAGGTGGATATCGTTGTGAGCTACAACGGCCGTAAATTCCACGGTATTGGTCTGGCGACCGATATCGTCGAGTCCTCTGCGAAAGCGATGGTCAACGCTCTGAACAATATCTGGCGTGCCCGTCAGGTTGAACAAGAATTGCAGCGCAAATTTAAAGATCAGAAGGAAACCGTATAA
- the leuD gene encoding 3-isopropylmalate dehydratase small subunit, translating into MANKFTQHTGIVAPLDAANVDTDAIIPKQFLQKVTRTGFGQHLFHDWRFEDDAGTVPTPGFVLNKPAFKGTSILLARENFGCGSSREHAPWALTDFGFHVVIAPSFADIFYGNSFNNQLLPVKLSEEEVDKLFRLVAAQPGISFTVDLEAQTVTAGDKVYPFELDSFRRHCMINGLDSIGLTLQHEASISQYEQNQPAFLR; encoded by the coding sequence ATGGCGAATAAATTTACTCAGCACACCGGCATTGTTGCGCCGCTGGACGCCGCGAACGTCGATACGGATGCCATCATTCCCAAGCAGTTTTTACAGAAGGTGACCCGTACCGGTTTCGGTCAGCACCTGTTCCACGACTGGCGCTTTGAAGATGACGCGGGCACCGTGCCAACGCCCGGCTTTGTGCTGAACAAGCCGGCGTTCAAAGGCACCAGCATCCTGCTGGCACGCGAGAACTTTGGCTGCGGCTCATCACGTGAGCATGCCCCCTGGGCGCTGACCGATTTCGGTTTTCACGTGGTGATTGCGCCGAGCTTCGCCGATATCTTTTACGGCAACAGCTTTAACAACCAGCTGCTGCCAGTGAAATTAAGCGAAGAGGAAGTGGATAAGCTGTTCAGACTGGTTGCGGCCCAGCCGGGCATCAGCTTCACGGTTGATCTGGAAGCGCAGACGGTCACCGCAGGTGATAAAGTCTATCCGTTTGAGCTCGACAGCTTCCGCCGCCACTGCATGATTAACGGCCTCGACAGTATCGGCCTGACGCTGCAGCACGAAGCCTCGATTTCTCAGTACGAGCAGAATCAGCCCGCTTTCCTGCGCTGA